One genomic window of Luteitalea pratensis includes the following:
- a CDS encoding PD40 domain-containing protein produces the protein MKTTGHEHPRLLVSTLAVLSVAWLAAPLAGQEDANDGFILFTTDRDNPSDAGMCRNCEDIYVMSPDGTNPTRLTHGGGAPTDAAAYNSGGADWSHSKKLVAFQSNRVNRVPQIYLMNLDGSEQQVLVSLPGGAAFPSFSQTGNELCFQSQASPKDIYIVNVHGTGLTNLTEPYRKPGPLGEPPPLTGDSSRCDWSPKRNAIAFMNGDDGAQEIFALDADGTGLRRLTTASGSDANPAFSPQGDLIAFESNRDGTPEIYLMNADGTGIPQRLTDFSAEPTPSNVNVSKPTWSPMGDRIAFHRRVGAQGVRGHLEVYTMNADGTNVSQITFTTPSPGFSGFPSWGKWSADSIPQ, from the coding sequence ATGAAGACCACCGGACACGAACACCCTCGCCTGCTCGTTTCGACCCTCGCCGTTCTCTCGGTGGCCTGGCTTGCCGCGCCGCTTGCGGGCCAGGAAGACGCCAACGACGGCTTCATCCTGTTCACCACCGACCGCGACAATCCCTCTGACGCGGGCATGTGCCGCAACTGCGAAGACATCTACGTGATGTCGCCCGATGGAACGAACCCGACCCGCCTCACGCATGGTGGCGGAGCCCCAACCGATGCGGCTGCCTACAACAGCGGTGGCGCCGACTGGTCCCACAGCAAGAAGCTGGTCGCGTTCCAGAGCAATCGAGTGAATCGTGTTCCGCAGATTTACCTGATGAACCTCGACGGCAGTGAACAGCAGGTTCTGGTCAGCCTTCCAGGTGGCGCGGCATTCCCGAGCTTCTCGCAAACTGGCAACGAGCTCTGTTTCCAAAGCCAGGCGAGCCCGAAGGACATCTACATCGTGAACGTCCATGGCACCGGTCTGACCAACCTCACTGAGCCCTACCGAAAGCCCGGGCCGCTCGGAGAACCGCCCCCGTTGACCGGCGACAGCAGCCGCTGCGACTGGTCACCAAAGCGGAATGCGATCGCATTCATGAATGGTGATGATGGCGCCCAGGAGATCTTCGCGCTCGACGCGGATGGAACCGGCCTCCGCAGATTGACGACCGCCAGCGGCAGCGACGCCAACCCGGCATTCTCGCCTCAGGGTGACCTGATCGCGTTCGAGAGCAATCGCGATGGCACACCCGAGATTTACCTGATGAACGCCGACGGCACTGGAATCCCGCAGCGACTGACCGACTTCAGCGCCGAGCCGACGCCGAGCAACGTCAACGTCAGCAAGCCGACCTGGTCACCTATGGGAGATCGGATCGCGTTCCACCGCCGTGTCGGCGCACAGGGTGTGCGCGGGCACCTCGAGGTCTACACGATGAACGCTGACGGCACCAACGTCTCGCAGATCACGTTCACGACGCCGTCGCCAGGCTTCAGCGGCTTTCCGAGCTGGGGCAAGTGGTCGGCGGACAGCATCCCGCAGTAG